A single window of Vibrio sp. HB236076 DNA harbors:
- a CDS encoding D-2-hydroxyacid dehydrogenase, producing the protein MTHSCDKIFLLTKYDDLYRQMLQPWLSPDLQETDDLSQANLLLADPPLAAKVINQHPQIDWVQSTFAGVDALLAPALRQDYLLSGVKGIFGPMISEYVLGYLLYHYRHMAHYQQQQNQRTWSMLAHQGLSNKTITILGTGSIGSHLATQAKQMGMRVFGVNRTGIPSAQGEWENTFHISELSAALAQSDIVVNTLPSTAETIAILNADVLQHCRNVLLFNVGRGDALNEADLIKAIKEGWVAHAFLDVFLQEPLPDTHPFWRMSAITITPHVAAPSVPEAVFEVFTQNLKQWQQGLNPDFLVDFTKGY; encoded by the coding sequence ATGACTCATAGTTGCGATAAGATTTTTTTGCTGACTAAATACGATGACCTCTATCGCCAGATGCTACAACCGTGGTTATCGCCTGATTTACAAGAAACTGACGATCTGAGCCAAGCCAATCTCTTACTCGCCGACCCACCGCTCGCCGCCAAGGTGATAAACCAACACCCACAGATCGACTGGGTTCAGTCGACCTTTGCCGGCGTTGATGCCCTACTCGCCCCTGCTCTGCGTCAAGATTACTTACTGAGCGGTGTAAAAGGGATTTTTGGCCCAATGATCAGTGAATACGTATTGGGTTACTTGCTTTATCACTATCGTCATATGGCGCACTATCAGCAGCAGCAAAACCAGCGCACTTGGTCCATGCTTGCACACCAAGGACTGAGTAATAAAACCATCACCATTCTCGGCACTGGCAGTATTGGCAGCCATTTAGCGACACAGGCCAAACAGATGGGGATGCGCGTCTTTGGTGTGAATCGCACCGGCATCCCCAGTGCGCAGGGAGAATGGGAGAACACGTTTCACATTTCAGAGTTAAGCGCGGCTTTGGCCCAATCGGACATTGTCGTCAACACCTTGCCAAGCACAGCAGAGACCATTGCGATATTAAACGCCGACGTGTTACAACACTGCCGTAACGTTTTGTTATTTAACGTTGGTCGCGGCGACGCACTGAATGAAGCTGACTTAATTAAAGCCATCAAAGAAGGTTGGGTGGCGCATGCGTTTCTCGACGTCTTTCTCCAAGAACCCTTACCTGATACGCACCCTTTTTGGCGTATGTCTGCCATTACCATCACTCCGCATGTCGCTGCGCCCAGTGTGCCAGAAGCGGTATTTGAGGTGTTTACTCAAAACCTCAAGCAATGGCAGCAAGGCTTGAATCCTGATTTTTTAGTCGACTTTACTAAGGGGTATTAA
- the nudC gene encoding NAD(+) diphosphatase, giving the protein MYKNSDQARTNDAYWCVVSGSDLWLINKTLPRGEASQFNLPEDKAIQIGEYHNIPVMWVNDEDCADAFELTSLRTLLAQPEPLFLLASKAVQLGYMTRNQRFCSQCGTRTYLHHKEMAMQCQECRTLHYPRIFPCIIVAVRKENQLLLAQHNRHKGGLYTVLAGFVEVGETLEQCVAREVFEETGIQVTNIAYFGSQPWAFPSSMMMAFTADYQAGEITIDPNELCDARWFDGQQLPELAPPGTIARDLIDHCLTGSKR; this is encoded by the coding sequence ATGTATAAGAATAGTGACCAAGCGCGTACAAATGATGCGTATTGGTGTGTCGTTTCCGGGAGTGATTTGTGGCTGATCAACAAAACGTTGCCCCGCGGTGAAGCCAGCCAATTTAATTTGCCAGAGGACAAGGCGATTCAGATTGGTGAATACCACAATATTCCAGTGATGTGGGTCAATGATGAAGATTGTGCCGATGCGTTTGAATTGACCTCGTTGCGCACCTTGTTGGCGCAACCGGAGCCGTTGTTTTTATTGGCCAGTAAAGCGGTTCAACTTGGCTACATGACACGTAATCAACGCTTTTGCTCGCAATGTGGGACGCGAACTTACCTACACCATAAAGAAATGGCGATGCAATGTCAGGAGTGCCGAACCCTTCATTATCCGCGAATTTTCCCTTGTATTATTGTCGCAGTGCGTAAAGAAAACCAATTGTTACTGGCACAACACAACCGACACAAAGGCGGGTTGTATACCGTCCTGGCTGGGTTTGTTGAGGTTGGGGAAACCCTTGAACAATGCGTGGCGCGAGAAGTGTTTGAAGAAACCGGGATACAGGTGACCAATATTGCGTATTTTGGCAGTCAACCTTGGGCTTTTCCTTCCAGTATGATGATGGCTTTTACCGCGGACTACCAAGCGGGTGAGATCACCATTGATCCCAATGAACTTTGTGATGCGAGGTGGTTTGACGGTCAACAATTGCCAGAGCTTGCCCCGCCCGGTACGATTGCCCGCGATCTGATTGACCATTGTTTGACTGGCTCGAAACGATAA
- the rsd gene encoding sigma D regulator, with amino-acid sequence MLNSLKQTQQQWGGQSEVIDHWLDMRQDLLVSYYNLAVLKPNVLKGKMVKLPSALEIQDFCTLLVDYISEGHFRIYNQVMDKWQATGFQATEEIDQLYFKIIASTDPLLNFSDKYASLKPDDDVQNFEYDFSELGEIICDRFELEDELIKIITDSLSIPPGA; translated from the coding sequence ATGTTGAATTCATTAAAGCAAACGCAGCAACAATGGGGTGGACAAAGTGAGGTTATCGATCACTGGTTAGACATGAGACAAGACTTACTGGTCAGTTACTACAACCTAGCGGTACTCAAACCCAATGTGTTGAAAGGTAAGATGGTCAAACTCCCCTCCGCGCTAGAAATACAAGACTTTTGTACCCTACTGGTTGATTACATCTCCGAAGGGCATTTTCGCATCTACAATCAGGTGATGGACAAGTGGCAAGCCACCGGCTTTCAAGCCACAGAAGAAATCGACCAACTGTACTTCAAAATCATCGCGTCTACCGATCCCCTTTTAAACTTCAGCGATAAATACGCCAGTTTAAAGCCCGATGATGACGTGCAAAACTTCGAATACGATTTTTCTGAATTAGGCGAAATTATCTGTGATCGCTTTGAACTCGAAGATGAGCTGATCAAAATAATTACTGACAGCCTGTCAATCCCCCCAGGCGCGTAA
- a CDS encoding YjaG family protein: protein MLQNPIQVRLEKLEPWQQITFMACLCERMYPNYAMFCQETEFASAQSYRAILDSIWETLTVKTAKVNFERQLEKLEALFPSADDFDVYAVYPAMDACQALSTFLHGLLDREYLFDSVLKVSQQSIQTVVELEQAQMEVEISNQNQKEFEAVCAEWDVQWAIYRPLKECQERDIELIKDLRSELREENVSNIGVSL from the coding sequence ATGCTACAAAACCCAATTCAAGTTAGGCTTGAAAAGCTCGAACCTTGGCAACAAATTACGTTCATGGCTTGCTTATGTGAGCGCATGTACCCCAACTATGCCATGTTCTGTCAAGAAACTGAATTTGCTTCAGCCCAGTCCTATCGCGCTATCTTAGACAGTATTTGGGAAACGTTGACAGTGAAAACCGCGAAAGTCAATTTTGAGCGTCAACTGGAAAAATTAGAGGCCTTGTTCCCTTCTGCAGACGATTTTGATGTTTATGCGGTGTACCCTGCGATGGATGCTTGCCAAGCGTTGTCGACTTTCTTACACGGCTTGTTAGATAGAGAGTACCTCTTTGACTCTGTGCTCAAGGTCAGCCAACAATCGATTCAAACGGTGGTTGAGCTCGAGCAAGCGCAAATGGAGGTAGAAATCAGTAACCAAAATCAAAAAGAGTTTGAGGCCGTGTGCGCCGAGTGGGATGTACAATGGGCCATTTATCGTCCGCTCAAAGAATGCCAAGAGCGCGATATTGAACTGATTAAAGATCTGCGCAGTGAATTAAGAGAAGAGAATGTCAGCAATATTGGCGTGAGTCTCTGA
- the hemE gene encoding uroporphyrinogen decarboxylase — MTELKNDRYLRALLKQPVDHTPVWMMRQAGRYLPEYRQTRAQAGDFMSLCRNAELASEVTLQPLKRFPLDAAILFSDILTIPDAMGLGLYFETGEGPKFERPIRSKADVEKIGLPDPEGELQYVMNAVRQIRRDLKGEVPLIGFSGSPWTLATYMVEGGSSKAFTKIKKMMYADPTSLHLLLDKLADSVIEYLNAQIKAGAQSVMVFDTWGGVLTPRDYQLFSLQYMHKIVDGLIRENDGRRVPVTLFTKNGGMWLESIAATGCDAVGLDWTINIADAKARIGDKVALQGNMDPSILYAQPERIRQEVATILEGYGQDNTGHVFNLGHGIHLDVPPENAGVFVDAVHELSKPYHQ, encoded by the coding sequence ATGACTGAATTAAAGAACGACCGCTATTTACGAGCTTTGTTGAAACAACCTGTCGATCATACGCCGGTATGGATGATGCGCCAAGCCGGTCGATATTTACCTGAATACCGTCAGACTCGCGCTCAGGCCGGAGATTTTATGTCTTTATGCCGCAATGCTGAATTGGCATCTGAAGTGACACTTCAGCCTCTAAAGCGGTTTCCTCTTGATGCGGCGATTCTGTTTTCTGATATTCTGACCATTCCCGATGCGATGGGGCTTGGGTTGTACTTTGAGACCGGTGAAGGTCCAAAATTTGAGCGCCCCATTCGCAGTAAAGCCGATGTGGAAAAGATCGGCCTGCCGGATCCGGAAGGCGAACTGCAGTACGTGATGAACGCCGTACGTCAAATCCGTCGCGATCTCAAAGGTGAAGTACCACTGATTGGTTTTTCCGGCAGTCCGTGGACGCTGGCGACGTATATGGTTGAAGGCGGCAGCTCAAAAGCTTTTACCAAGATAAAGAAAATGATGTATGCCGATCCGACCAGTTTACACTTGTTGCTCGATAAGTTGGCTGACAGTGTGATTGAGTACCTCAATGCACAAATTAAAGCGGGTGCGCAATCGGTGATGGTGTTTGACACTTGGGGCGGCGTATTAACCCCACGTGACTATCAGCTATTCTCGTTACAATACATGCACAAAATCGTCGATGGCTTGATTCGCGAAAACGACGGCCGTCGCGTTCCTGTGACGCTGTTTACCAAAAATGGCGGCATGTGGCTGGAATCGATTGCCGCAACAGGTTGTGATGCCGTGGGCTTGGATTGGACCATCAATATTGCCGATGCCAAAGCGCGTATCGGTGATAAAGTGGCTTTACAAGGCAACATGGATCCATCGATATTGTACGCTCAACCAGAGCGGATCCGACAAGAAGTCGCCACCATTTTAGAAGGCTATGGCCAAGACAATACCGGACACGTATTCAACTTAGGTCACGGTATTCATTTGGATGTCCCGCCAGAGAACGCTGGTGTGTTTGTTGACGCCGTTCATGAGTTGTCGAAACCTTACCATCAATAA
- a CDS encoding uracil-DNA glycosylase family protein, with product MTRDVSAPLTACLQRIAQCQQCASCLPHPPRPVVQASSQAKLLIIGQAPGRKVHHSGIPWHDASGVRLRQWMGIDEGVFYDPQQVAIVPMGLCYPGKATSGDKPPAKVCAPLWHPQLLPLLPNIQLTLLIGQYAQRYYLNAKPPTLTDTVKQWSRWLPQYFVLPHPSPRNQIWLKKNPWFDTDLLPQLKAQVQQVLG from the coding sequence ATGACCCGCGATGTGTCAGCCCCACTGACTGCCTGTTTACAACGCATTGCGCAGTGCCAACAGTGTGCTTCGTGCTTACCGCACCCGCCTAGGCCCGTGGTACAGGCAAGCTCGCAAGCCAAACTATTAATTATTGGTCAGGCGCCCGGCAGAAAAGTCCACCACAGCGGCATTCCTTGGCATGATGCCAGTGGCGTGCGTTTGCGCCAGTGGATGGGGATTGATGAAGGGGTATTCTATGATCCGCAGCAGGTGGCCATTGTGCCGATGGGACTGTGTTATCCTGGCAAAGCCACCTCTGGAGACAAGCCACCGGCGAAGGTTTGTGCCCCGCTATGGCACCCTCAGTTACTTCCTCTCTTGCCCAACATCCAGCTCACGCTATTGATTGGCCAGTACGCCCAGCGCTACTATTTAAACGCTAAACCGCCCACGCTCACCGATACCGTAAAGCAATGGTCGCGCTGGTTACCTCAGTATTTTGTTTTGCCTCATCCTTCGCCCAGAAACCAGATTTGGCTGAAGAAAAACCCTTGGTTTGACACGGACCTTTTACCCCAGCTCAAAGCACAAGTTCAACAGGTATTGGGATAA